One window of Erinaceus europaeus chromosome 6, mEriEur2.1, whole genome shotgun sequence genomic DNA carries:
- the PES1 gene encoding pescadillo homolog: protein MGGLEKRKYERGSATNYITRNKARKKLQLSLADFRRLCILKGIYPHEPKHKKKVNKGSTAARTFYLVKDIRFLLHEPIVSKFREYKVFVRKLRKAYGKSEWGTVERLKDNKPHYKLDHVVKERYPTFVDALRDLDDALSMCFLFSTFPRTGKCHVQTIQLCRRLAVEFLHYVIAARALRKVFLSIKGIYYQAEVLGQPIVWVTPYAFSHDHPTDVDYRVMATFTEFYTTLLGFVNFRLYQSLNLRYPPKLEEDLAHAASKTREDAYALESESSMEKLAALSASLARVVVPAEEEEAQLDEFPADSEPAAQEERQQELAAQEQHKKLFEGLRFFLNREVPREALAFVIRSFGGEVSWDKSVCIGAAYDATHPGITHQVVDRPGQQTPILGRSYVQPQWVFDSVNARLLLPVADYFPGVQLPPHLSPFVTEKEGDYVPPEKLKLLALQRGEQPGDEEEEEEDSEVGEPEDEEEEAEAGEEEEEEEEEEEQQEEARLRALEEQRLEGKKPRVLAGTVTLEDKQRLAREEESEARRLAIMTMRKREKYLYNKIMFGKRRRTREANKLAEKRKAHDEAVRAEKKAKRAGSL from the exons ATGGGCGGCCTGGAGAAGAGGAAG TATGAGCGTGGCTCTGCCACCAACTACATCACAAGGAACAAGGCCCGCAAGAAGCTGCAGCTGAGCCTGGCCGACTTCAG GCGGCTGTGCATCCTCAAGGGCATCTACCCCCACGAGCCCAAGCACAAGAAGAAGGTGAACAAGGGCTCCACGGCGGCCCGCACCTTCTACCTCGTCAAAGACATCCGGTTTCTGCTGCACGAGCCCATCGTCAGCAAGTTCCGGGAGTACAAG GTGTTTGTGCGCAAGCTGCGCAAGGCCTACGGGAAGAGCGAGTGGGGCACCGTGGAGCGGCTCAAGGACAACAAGCCCCACTACAAGCTGGACCACGTCGTCAAGGAGCG GTACCCCACGTTCGTGGACGCGCTGCGGGACTTGGACGACGCACTGTCCATGTGCTTCCTTTTCTCCACCTTCCCGCGCACCGGCAAGTGCCACGTGCAGACCATCCAGCTGTGCCGGCGGCTGGCCGTGGAGTTCCTGCACTACGTCATCGCGGCCCGGGCCCTGCGCAAG gtcTTCCTGTCCATCAAGGGCATCTACTACCAGGCCGAGGTGCTGGGCCAGCCCATCGTGTGGGTCACCCCCTACGCCTTCTCCCATGAC caccccacagaTGTGGACTACAGGGTCATGGCCACCTTCACTGAGTTCTACACCACCCTCCTGGGCTTCGTGAACTTCCGCCTCTACCAGTCACTCAACCTGCGCTACCCCCCGAAG CTCGAGGAGGACTTGGCTCACGCCGCTTCCAAGACCAGGGAGGACGCCTACGCCTTGGAGTCTGAGAGCTCCATGGAG AAGCTGGCGGCCCTCAGCGCCAGCCTGGCCCGCGTGGTGGTgccggcggaggaggaggaggcgcagCTGGATGAGTTCCCTGCCGACTCG GAGCCGGCGGCCCAGGAGGAGCGGCAGCAGGAGCTGGCGGCCCAGGAGCAGCACAAGAAGCTGTTTGAGGGTCTGAGGTTCTTCCTCAACAGGGAGGTGCCCCGGGAGGCCCTGGCCTTCGTCATCAG GAGTTTCGGGGGAGAGGTGTCGTGGGACAAGTCCGTGTGCATCGGGGCCGCGTACGATGCCACCCACCCCGGCATCACCCACCAGGTCGTGGACCGGCCCGGCCAGCAGACCCCCATCCTCGGCAG GTCCTACGTGCAGCCGCAGTGGGTGTTTGACTCCGTAAACGCCCGGCTGCTCCTCCCGGTGGCCGATTACTTCCCCGGGGTGCAGCTGCCCCCGCATCTCTCCCCCTTCGTGACGGAGAAGGAAGGCGATTACGTGCCCCCCGAGAAGCTGAAGCTCCTGGCCCTGCAGCGGGGAGAGCAGCCTG gagatgaggaggaggaagaggaagacagcgaAGTGGGAGAGccggaggacgaggaggaagaggcagaggctggcgaagaggaggaggaggaagaggaggaggaggagcagcaggaggaggccCGGCTGAGGGCCCTGGAGGAGCAGAGGCTGGAGGGGAAG AAGCCCAGGGTGCTGGCGGGCACCGTGACGCTGGAGGACAAGCAGCGGCTGGCGCGGGAGGAGGAGAGCGAGGCGCGGCGGCTGGCCATCATGACCATGCGGAAGCGCGAGAAGTACCTGTACAACAAGATCATGTTCGGGAAGAGGCGCAGGACGCGGGAG GCCAACAAGCTGGCGGAGAAGCGCAAGGCCCACGACGAGGCTGTGAGGGCCGAGAAGAAGGCCAAGAGGGCCGGGTCGCTGTGA
- the GAL3ST1 gene encoding galactosylceramide sulfotransferase isoform X1 has translation MRLLCGCRAGAGPQAPIGHSAGLGWLHLDAPGWRPACCRPGRAGGPGRDAPPPSELPGGGGPWTADKVSAMPPQKPLWQSMAKGLLLGALLTSFLLLLYAYAVPPLLASPPATTPEGAAPCSRAPEPEEAAPTGNGSSRGCRPRRDIVFVKTHKTAGSTLLNILFRFGQKHGLKFAFPSGRNDFDYPAFFSRGRVQDYRPGACFNIIGNHMRFRYEEVRGLVAPGAAFITLLRDPARLFESSFHYFGAVVPLTWRVPGRDQRQQLAAFLREPGRYYDPRGYNAHYLRNLLFFDLGYDSGLDPRSPRVQESILEVEARFHLVLLQEYFDESLVLLKELLCWPLEDVLYFKLNARRAPARPRLSAELYRRATAWNVLDARLYRHFNASFWRKVDAFGRARMAREVAALRRANERMRRICIAGGRAVGPAAIRDAALQPWQPLGAQSILGYNLNPRVGGRHEQLCRRMLTPEIQYLSDLGVNLWVTRLWKLVRDFLRW, from the exons ATGCGGCTTCTGTGTGGCTGCCGGGCGGGGGCTGGGCCCCAGGCGCCCATTGGCCACAGCGCCGGGCTGGGCTGGCTGCACCTGGATGCACCGGGGTGGCGGCCGGCATGCTGCAGGCCCGGCAGAGCTGGGGGCCCCGGCAGGGACGCCCCGCCGCCGAGTGAGCTCCCGGGCGGCGGGGGCCCGTGGACAGCGGACAAG GTGTCCGCGATGCCGCCGCAGAAGCCACTCTGGCAGTCCATGGCCAAGGGGCTGCTGCTGGGGGctctcctcacctccttcctgcTGCTGCTCTACGCCTATGCTGTGCCCCCGCTGCTGGCCAGCCCCCCGGCCAC GACCCCGGAGGGCGCGGCGCCCTGCTCCCGGGCCCCCGAGCCGGAGGAGGCGGCCCCGACGGGCAACGGCTCTTCACGGGGCTGCCGGCCGCGCCGCGACATCGTGTTCGTGAAGACGCACAAGACGGCGGGCAGCACGCTGCTCAACATCCTGTTCCGCTTCGGCCAGAAGCACGGGCTCAAGTTCGCCTTCCCCAGCGGCCGCAACGACTTCGACTACCCGGCCTTCTTCTCGCGCGGCCGCGTGCAGGACTACCGGCCCGGCGCCTGCTTCAACATCATCGGCAACCACATGCGCTTCCGCTACGAGGAGGTGCGCGGGCTGGTGGCGCCGGGCGCCGCCTTCATCACGCTGCTGCGGGACCCGGCCCGCCTCTTCGAGTCGTCCTTCCACTACTTCGGCGCCGTGGTGCCGCTCACCTGGCGGGTGCCGGGCCGCGACCAGCGGCAGCAGCTGGCGGCCTTCCTGCGGGAGCCGGGCCGCTACTACGACCCGCGCGGCTACAACGCACACTACCTGCGTAACCTGCTCTTCTTCGACCTGGGCTACGACAGCGGCCTGGACCCGCGCAGCCCGCGCGTGCAGGAGAGCATCCTGGAGGTGGAGGCGCGCTTCCACCTGGTGCTGCTGCAGGAGTACTTCGACGAGTCGCTGGTGCTGCTCAAGGAGCTGCTGTGCTGGCCGCTGGAGGACGTGCTCTACTTCAAGCTCAACGCCCGCCGCGCCCCGGCCCGGCCGCGCCTGTCGGCCGAGCTGTACCGCCGCGCCACGGCCTGGAACGTGCTGGACGCCCGCCTCTACCGCCACTTCAACGCCAGCTTCTGGCGCAAGGTGGACGCCTTCGGCCGCGCCCGCATGGCCCGCGAGGTGGCCGCCCTGCGCCGGGCCAACGAGCGCATGCGGCGCATCTGCATCGCGGGCGGCCGCGCCGTGGGCCCCGCCGCCATCCGAGACGCGGCGCTGCAGCCTTGGCAGCCGCTGGGCGCGCAGTCCATCCTGGGCTACAACCTCAACCCGCGCGTCGGCGGGCGCCACGAGCAGCTGTGCCGCCGCATGCTCACGCCCGAGATCCAGTACCTCAGCGACCTGGGCGTCAACCTCTGGGTCACCCGCCTCTGGAAGCTGGTGCGCGACTTCCTGCGCTGGTGA
- the GAL3ST1 gene encoding galactosylceramide sulfotransferase isoform X2, which translates to MPPQKPLWQSMAKGLLLGALLTSFLLLLYAYAVPPLLASPPATTPEGAAPCSRAPEPEEAAPTGNGSSRGCRPRRDIVFVKTHKTAGSTLLNILFRFGQKHGLKFAFPSGRNDFDYPAFFSRGRVQDYRPGACFNIIGNHMRFRYEEVRGLVAPGAAFITLLRDPARLFESSFHYFGAVVPLTWRVPGRDQRQQLAAFLREPGRYYDPRGYNAHYLRNLLFFDLGYDSGLDPRSPRVQESILEVEARFHLVLLQEYFDESLVLLKELLCWPLEDVLYFKLNARRAPARPRLSAELYRRATAWNVLDARLYRHFNASFWRKVDAFGRARMAREVAALRRANERMRRICIAGGRAVGPAAIRDAALQPWQPLGAQSILGYNLNPRVGGRHEQLCRRMLTPEIQYLSDLGVNLWVTRLWKLVRDFLRW; encoded by the exons ATGCCGCCGCAGAAGCCACTCTGGCAGTCCATGGCCAAGGGGCTGCTGCTGGGGGctctcctcacctccttcctgcTGCTGCTCTACGCCTATGCTGTGCCCCCGCTGCTGGCCAGCCCCCCGGCCAC GACCCCGGAGGGCGCGGCGCCCTGCTCCCGGGCCCCCGAGCCGGAGGAGGCGGCCCCGACGGGCAACGGCTCTTCACGGGGCTGCCGGCCGCGCCGCGACATCGTGTTCGTGAAGACGCACAAGACGGCGGGCAGCACGCTGCTCAACATCCTGTTCCGCTTCGGCCAGAAGCACGGGCTCAAGTTCGCCTTCCCCAGCGGCCGCAACGACTTCGACTACCCGGCCTTCTTCTCGCGCGGCCGCGTGCAGGACTACCGGCCCGGCGCCTGCTTCAACATCATCGGCAACCACATGCGCTTCCGCTACGAGGAGGTGCGCGGGCTGGTGGCGCCGGGCGCCGCCTTCATCACGCTGCTGCGGGACCCGGCCCGCCTCTTCGAGTCGTCCTTCCACTACTTCGGCGCCGTGGTGCCGCTCACCTGGCGGGTGCCGGGCCGCGACCAGCGGCAGCAGCTGGCGGCCTTCCTGCGGGAGCCGGGCCGCTACTACGACCCGCGCGGCTACAACGCACACTACCTGCGTAACCTGCTCTTCTTCGACCTGGGCTACGACAGCGGCCTGGACCCGCGCAGCCCGCGCGTGCAGGAGAGCATCCTGGAGGTGGAGGCGCGCTTCCACCTGGTGCTGCTGCAGGAGTACTTCGACGAGTCGCTGGTGCTGCTCAAGGAGCTGCTGTGCTGGCCGCTGGAGGACGTGCTCTACTTCAAGCTCAACGCCCGCCGCGCCCCGGCCCGGCCGCGCCTGTCGGCCGAGCTGTACCGCCGCGCCACGGCCTGGAACGTGCTGGACGCCCGCCTCTACCGCCACTTCAACGCCAGCTTCTGGCGCAAGGTGGACGCCTTCGGCCGCGCCCGCATGGCCCGCGAGGTGGCCGCCCTGCGCCGGGCCAACGAGCGCATGCGGCGCATCTGCATCGCGGGCGGCCGCGCCGTGGGCCCCGCCGCCATCCGAGACGCGGCGCTGCAGCCTTGGCAGCCGCTGGGCGCGCAGTCCATCCTGGGCTACAACCTCAACCCGCGCGTCGGCGGGCGCCACGAGCAGCTGTGCCGCCGCATGCTCACGCCCGAGATCCAGTACCTCAGCGACCTGGGCGTCAACCTCTGGGTCACCCGCCTCTGGAAGCTGGTGCGCGACTTCCTGCGCTGGTGA